One window of the Equus caballus isolate H_3958 breed thoroughbred chromosome 2, TB-T2T, whole genome shotgun sequence genome contains the following:
- the RCC2 gene encoding protein RCC2, whose translation MPRKKAAAAAWEEPSSGNGTARAGPRKRGGPAGRKRERPERCSSSSGGGSSGDEDGLELDGAPGGGKRAARPAAPKAGGAAVVITEPEHTKERVKLEGSKCKGQLLIFGATNWDLIGRKEVPKQQAAYRNLGQNLWGPHRYGCLSGVRVRTVVSGSCAAHSLLITTEGKLWSWGRNEKGQLGHGDTKRVEAPRLIEGLSHEVIVSAACGRNHTLALTETGSVFAFGENKMGQLGLGNQTDAVPSPAQIMYNGQPITKMACGAEFSMIMDCKGNLYSFGCPEYGQLGHNSDGKFIARAQRIEYDCELVPRRVAIFIEKTKDGQILPVPNVVVRDVACGANHTLVLDSQKRVFSWGFGGYGRLGHAEQKDEMVPRLVKLFDFPGRGASQIYAGYTCSFAVSEVGGLFFWGATNTSRESTMYPKAVQDLCGWRIRSLACGKSSILVAADESTISWGPSPTFGELGYGDHKPKSSTAAQEVKTLDGVFTEQVAMGYSHSLVIARDESETEKEKIKKLPEYNPRTL comes from the exons ATGCCCAGGaagaaggcggcggcggcggcctgGGAGGAGCCGAGCTCGGGCAACGGCACGGCCCGCGCCGGGCCCAGGAAGCGCGGCGGCCCGGCCGGCAGGAAGCGCGAGCGGCCCGAgcgctgcagcagcagcagcggcggcggcagcagcggcgACGAGGACGGCCTGGAGCTCGACGGGGCCCCCGGCGGGGGCAAGCGCGCGGCGCGGCCGGCGGCCCCCAAGGCGGGCGGCGCGGCCGTGGTCATCACCGAGCCCGAGCACACCAAGGAGCGCGTG aAACTTGAAGGGTCTAAGTGCAAAGGGCAGCTTTTGATTTTTGGGGCCACCAACTGGGACTTGATTGGTCGGAAAGAAGTGCCTAAGCAACAAG CTGCTTACCGCAACCTCGGTCAGAACTTGTGGGGGCCCCACAGATACGGGTGCCTATCGGGGGTCCGGGTGCGGACGGTGGTGTCTGGTTCGTGTGCTGCCCACAGCCTCCTCATCACCACAGAAGGGAAGCTGTGGAGCTGGG GTCGAAATGAGAAGGGGCAGCTGGGACATGGCGACACCAAGAGGGTTGAAGCCCCCAGACTCATTGAGGGTCTCAGCCACGAAGTGATTGTGTCTGCGGCCTGTGGGCGGAACCACACCCTGGCCTTGACAG AAACGGGCTCCGTGTTTGCGTTTGGAGAGAACAAGATGGGGCAGCTGGGCCTCGGCAACCAGACGGACGCGGTCCCGAGCCCCGCACAG ATAATGTACAACGGCCAGCCAATTACCAAAATGGCCTGTGGGGCTGAATTCAGTATGATAATGGACTGCAAGGGGAACCTCTATTCCTTCGGGTGCCCTGAATACGGGCAGCTGG GGCACAACTCGGACGGGAAGTTCATTGCCCGGGCGCAGCGGATAGAGTACGACTGCGAGCTGGTGCCCCGGCGCGTGGCCATCTTCATCGAGAAGACGAAAGATGGGCAGATCCTGCCCGTCCCAAACGTGGTCGTCCGAGACGTGGCCTGCGGCGCCAACCACACG CTGGTGCTGGACTCCCAGAAGCGCGTCTTCTCCTGGGGCTTCGGTGGCTACGGCCGGCTGGGCCACGCCGAGCAGAAGGACGAGATGGTACCCCGCCTGGTGAAGCTGTTCGACTTTCCTGGGCGTGGGGCATCCCAGATCTACGCCGGCTACACCTGCTCCTTTGCAGTCAGCGAAGTGG GTGGTCTGTTTTTCTGGGGGGCCACGAACACATCTCGTGAATCTACCATGTACCCGAAGGCCGTGCAGGACCTCTGTGGCTGGAGAATCCGGAGCCTGGCTTGTGG GAAGAGCAGCATCCTCGTGGCTGCGGACGAGAGCACCATCAGCTGGGGCCCGTCGCCGACCTTCGGGGAGCTG GGCTATGGGGACCACAAGCCCAAGTCTTCCACGGCAGCTCAAGAGGTGAAGACGCTGGACGGCGTTTTCACGGAGCAG GTCGCCATGGGCTACTCGCACTCCTTGGTGATAGCGAGAGACGAAAGCGAGACCGAGAAGGAGAAGATCAAGAAACTGCCAGAGTATAACCCGCGGACCCTCTGA